ATGCCGTACTCGGCGGACAGGGCCGCGGCGAAGTGGGAGCTGTTCCAGCCCTCGACGACGAAGGAGAGCACCCCGACCCGCGGCGCCTCGTCACCGAAGAGGGAAAGGAACCGCACCTCGGGGACGTCGGCCAGTCCGTCGCGCACCGCGCGGACCAGGTGCTGCTCACGGGCGACGAGGGTGTCGAATCCGGCCTCGGTCAGCGCCTTGCAGGCCGACGCGAGGGCGTAGGCGCCGATGACGTTGGGCGACCCGGCCTCGTGGCGGGCGGCGCTGTCGTGCCACTCGACGTCCACGCCCCCGTCCTCCCGCCGGCCGACCTTGCGGCTGGCGCCGCCGCCCGCGAGGTACGGCTCGGCCGCGCGCAGCCAGTCGGCCCGCCCGGCCAGGACACCCGAGCCGAAGGGCGCGTACAGCTTGTGCCCGGAGAAGGCGACCCAGTCGACGTCGAGGTCTGCGACGGACACCTGGTGGTGCGGGGCCAGCTGCGCGGCGTCCAGCACGATGCGCGCGCCGTGGGCGTGCGCGGCCTCCGTGAGCTCCTGTACGGGCCACAGCTCACCGGTGACGTTCGAGGCGCCGGTGACGCACACGAGGGCCGGTCCGTGGCCCGCCTCGTTCGGCACAGTGCGGTCGGCGAGGGCGCGCTCCAGGGTCTCGACGGCCTCGCGGGGACTGCGCGGGGCGTCGAGGTAGGTGACCCGGGCGCCGCGCCACGGCAGCAGCGAGGCGTGGTGCTCGGTCTCGAAGACGTAGACCCGGCAGTCGGCGGGGAGCGCGGCGGCGAGGAGGTTGAGGGAGTCGGTGGTCGACCGGGTGAACACGACCTGGTCGCCCTCGCGGCAGTCGAGGAACTCCGCGACGGTCCGGCGGGCGTTCTCGAACAGGTCGGTGGAGAGCTGGGAGAGGTACCCGGCGCCGCGGTGGACGCTGCCGTAGTACGGCGCGTAGGCGGCGACGTCGTCCCAGACCCGCTGGAGCGCCGGGGCGCTGGCGGCGTAGTCGAGGGCGGCGTAGGTGACCTCGCCGCCGGTCACGAGCGGCACGGTGACATCCCGGCCCAGAACGGGCAGCGGGGCACAAACGGACGGGGCGGCGGCAAGGGTGGAGACAGACATGGCGGAACTCCCGTGAAGGCAGATGGAATCCACCCGCGAGCCGGTACGGCTGCAAGCGGGGGTGAAGGAAAGAGGGATGCGGAGGCGGGGCTCTGCGGCCCTATCGCATTCGCTGATTCACGGGAGAGCTCCTCGACGACCAGGACCCCTGGCCCCACACTTTTCAAAAGCGTGCGAGGGGTCCGCGCTTGCCGCAGACCTCGCTGCCTGCGGCCCGGTCTTCACCCGGGGCACCCCGCCACGGACGGAGGGTTGCCGGACAGTCGGCCGGGGCCTCATGACTGTCACTCATGACCTGCTCAGAAACGTACGCGAAAAGATCGGCGCCCCGCAACCCGAGTCCGGATCGCGGGACGCCGTACGGGCGGGTTCCTACTTGTTGCTGGCGGCCACCCAGCGCTCCAGCGTGCGCTTCGCCGCGCCCGAGTCGATCGACTCGGCCGCCTTCGCCATCCCGGCGCGGATCTGCTCGGCCAGCGGCGCTTCCGTCGGCTCCAGGGCCACCAGGGCCGCAGCCGAGTTCAGCACCACCGCGTCCCGCACCGGCCCCGTCTCCCCGTCCAGGAGCCGCCGCGCGACCTCGGCGTTGTAGGAGGCGTCCGCGCCGCGCAGCGCCTCCACGGGGACCAGTTCCAGGCCCACGTCGCGAGGGTCGAAGGCCTCCTCGGTCACCTCGCCGCCCCGGACGATCCAGACCCGGGAGGTGGCCGTGGTGGTCAGCTCGTCCAGGCCGTCGTCGCCCCGGAAGACCAGGGAGGAGTTGCCGCGCTCGGCGAAGACGCCCGCGACGATCGGTGCCATGCGCGGATCCGCCACACCGACGGCCTGGGCGCGGACCCGGGCCGGGTTGGTGAGCGGGCCGAGGGCGTTGAACACCGTGCGGATGCCCAACTGGCCGCGGGCGGCGCCCGCGTGCCGCAGCGCCGGGTGGAACTTCACCGCGAAGCAGAAGGTGATCCCGGCCTCCTCGGCGACCTCCGGGACCCGGCGCAGGGGCAGCTCCAGGTTGACGCCGAGCTTCTCCAGCACGTCGGAGGCCCCGGACGCGGAGGACGCGGCGCGGTTGCCGTGCTTGACGACCTTCGCGCCGGTGCCGGCGACGACGATCGAGGACATCGTGGAGATGTTGACCGTCTTCGCGCCGTCACCGCCCGTGCCGACGATGTCGACCGTCGCCCCGGGCACCTCGATGA
The Streptomyces tuirus genome window above contains:
- a CDS encoding aminotransferase class V-fold PLP-dependent enzyme, which encodes MSVSTLAAAPSVCAPLPVLGRDVTVPLVTGGEVTYAALDYAASAPALQRVWDDVAAYAPYYGSVHRGAGYLSQLSTDLFENARRTVAEFLDCREGDQVVFTRSTTDSLNLLAAALPADCRVYVFETEHHASLLPWRGARVTYLDAPRSPREAVETLERALADRTVPNEAGHGPALVCVTGASNVTGELWPVQELTEAAHAHGARIVLDAAQLAPHHQVSVADLDVDWVAFSGHKLYAPFGSGVLAGRADWLRAAEPYLAGGGASRKVGRREDGGVDVEWHDSAARHEAGSPNVIGAYALASACKALTEAGFDTLVAREQHLVRAVRDGLADVPEVRFLSLFGDEAPRVGVLSFVVEGWNSSHFAAALSAEYGIGVRDGLFCAHPLLRTLLGSDPQAQGECGAPEAAPGEKSLNAIRVSFGAGTPDEHVKRFVRAVKELVADGAKWNYRTEDGRCVPDTSA
- the trpD gene encoding anthranilate phosphoribosyltransferase gives rise to the protein MSAVTPAGGDTAAGRSWPLLLNGLLDGRHLSADDTAWAMDRIMRGEATDAQIAGFVVALRAKGETVEEINGLVRTMYEHANVIEVPGATVDIVGTGGDGAKTVNISTMSSIVVAGTGAKVVKHGNRAASSASGASDVLEKLGVNLELPLRRVPEVAEEAGITFCFAVKFHPALRHAGAARGQLGIRTVFNALGPLTNPARVRAQAVGVADPRMAPIVAGVFAERGNSSLVFRGDDGLDELTTTATSRVWIVRGGEVTEEAFDPRDVGLELVPVEALRGADASYNAEVARRLLDGETGPVRDAVVLNSAAALVALEPTEAPLAEQIRAGMAKAAESIDSGAAKRTLERWVAASNK